The segment ACTTCTTCATCGCGTACGAGACGATCCGCTCCCGCTGGTCCCCGGTCACCCTGCTGACCACCTGGTGGCTCAGCATCGCCGGCGTGATCTGGGTGGTGGTGAAACTGCCGCAGGAGTGGTGGCTGCACGTCGCCCAGCTCGACCTCACCGACCAGATCGCCGAACACCGGTGGATCCTCGGGCTCATCGTCGCCCTGCTGGCCGGGCTGGCGGTGACCTTCCAGCGGCTGGTGCGGCCCCGGCTGCGCCCCACCGACTGGGACTGGCGGATCCGCCCCGAACCACTGCCCCACGAGATCGACGAACCGCACGAGCAGAGCGCCTGGCGCAGCCGCCACGACGCCGTCTGGTCCTGGAACACCCTCGAGAAGGCGCTGCTGCTCGGCCTGATCTGCTGCATCTTCGCCCAGATGCTGCCCGACTTCACCGGCAGCACCACCGAACTGTTCATCGGCGTGGCCGTCACCGTCGTACTCAATGCGGCAATCTCCCTGGCGGTGGCCCGGCGCAGCTGGACCATCCGCTCCACCGCCCTCGCGTTCGCCGCCCGGCTGCTGCTCAACATCATCCTGGCCAGCGTCGGCGACTGGCTGCTCGGCCGGCAGATGGACGGCTACGACACCCTGTTCTTCCTCACCATGATCTCGCTGATCACCACCCTGCACGACCGGTGGCGTCCCGTCCACGAGTTCCGCACCAGACCGGCCACCGGAACCCCCTGACCACCGGCCCGCCGACGGCAACGGACGGTCAGGACGCCTTGCGGATCGCCTTCTCGAGCTGCGGGCGGGTCATCGTGGACCGCCCGCGGATCTTCAGGTCGGCGGCCCGCGCCAGCAGCTCGCTCTTCGTCATCTCCGCAGGTCTGCCACCTTTCTTCGTACCCGAAGCGGTGCTCTTCCTGGTTTTTGCTGTTGTGGCCTTGGCTTTCCCGCCCTTGCCGCCCCCACCGGCCTTGCGCCGCTGGGAGGCCGCCTCCACGCTGCGGCGCAGCGCCTCGAACAAGTCGGTGACCTGGGTCGGCTCCGGCGCCTCGTCGGCCGTGGTGATCTCCTTGCCGGCCTTCTTCTCCTCGATCAGGGCATTGACCCGGTCGGTGTAGGTGTCGCGGAAGTCCGCCGGCCGCCAGCGCCCCGTCATCGAGTCGATGAGCTGCTGCGCCATGTGCAGCTCGGCGGACTTGGCCGCGTTGCGGCGCGGGAGATCGTCGATCTGGTCCTTGGGGTCGCGGACCTCGTCGGCGAAGTACATCGTCTGCAGGACCAGCAGGTCGCCGTCGGCGCGGATCGCGGTCAGATACTCCTTGCCGCGCATCACCAGCAGCCCGATCGCGGCCCGGCCGGCGTCGGCCATGGCGTCGCGCAGCAGCCCGTACACCTTGGTGGTCTCGGCGTTGCCCGGCCCGAGGTAGTAGGTCTTCTGGTAGTAGATCGGGTCGATGTCGTCGAGCTCGACGAAGCGGTCGATCTCCAGGCTGCGGGACCGGCCGGGCGCCACCGAGTCCAGCTCGTCCTGGTCGAGCAGCACGTAGTCGCCGCCGCCGACGTCGGCGCCCTTGACGATGTTGTCGAAGTCGACCTCTTTGCCGGTCCGCTCGTTGACCCGGCGGTACCGGATCCGGTCGGCGGTGCCCTTCTCGAACTGGTGGAACGAGACCTCGTGCTCGTGGGTGGCCGAGTACATCCGCACCGGCACCGACACCAGGCCGAACGTGATCGACCCGGTCCACAGCGGCCGTGCCATCGCCGGCTCCTATCCTGCGTTGAAGTTGTCGTCGGCGTCGCGCTGCAGGTTGCGCATCGCCTCGCCGAGCAGCCGCGTGACCGTCTCCTCGTCACCGGCTCCGGCCGCGACGGTGACCTCGGCGTGCACGATGCTGCCGCCGGCCGGGCCGTCCTCGACCCGGGCCGTGCCGTGTGCGCCGCCGTCGCCCGGCGAGTGCCAGCTGACCTCGAGACGGTCGGTGACGATCTGCACCTGGTACTCGTCGGCGCTGTCGCCGGTGCGGACCTTCACCGACTCGGTGGTGACCGACTCGGCCTGCACGCTGCGGGGCAACCACCGGGGTACGCGGTCCGGGTCGGTCAGCACGTCGAAGACCACCTCGGCGGGACCGGTGAAGTCGTAGGAGCCGCTGACCGTCGTCTG is part of the Actinoplanes sp. NBC_00393 genome and harbors:
- a CDS encoding SRPBCC family protein → MNSAEQTTVSGSYDFTGPAEVVFDVLTDPDRVPRWLPRSVQAESVTTESVKVRTGDSADEYQVQIVTDRLEVSWHSPGDGGAHGTARVEDGPAGGSIVHAEVTVAAGAGDEETVTRLLGEAMRNLQRDADDNFNAG
- the ku gene encoding non-homologous end joining protein Ku, which translates into the protein MARPLWTGSITFGLVSVPVRMYSATHEHEVSFHQFEKGTADRIRYRRVNERTGKEVDFDNIVKGADVGGGDYVLLDQDELDSVAPGRSRSLEIDRFVELDDIDPIYYQKTYYLGPGNAETTKVYGLLRDAMADAGRAAIGLLVMRGKEYLTAIRADGDLLVLQTMYFADEVRDPKDQIDDLPRRNAAKSAELHMAQQLIDSMTGRWRPADFRDTYTDRVNALIEEKKAGKEITTADEAPEPTQVTDLFEALRRSVEAASQRRKAGGGGKGGKAKATTAKTRKSTASGTKKGGRPAEMTKSELLARAADLKIRGRSTMTRPQLEKAIRKAS